In Macadamia integrifolia cultivar HAES 741 unplaced genomic scaffold, SCU_Mint_v3 scaffold39, whole genome shotgun sequence, a genomic segment contains:
- the LOC122068432 gene encoding U-box domain-containing protein 4-like — MKACVEGLQSSSIAIKRLAVAKLRLLAENRAIIGESGTEVSKQNAACALLSLMLIEDNKISIGACEAIPPLVSLLLNGSTRWKKDALTTLYKLCTVRQNKEKAVSVGAVKLLVGMVSEQGSSLAEKAMVVLTSLATIPEGKTAIVEEGGIPAQTQMGQLAARAEAMSRELEVCEREKVYQQKNIMPETVKTIF, encoded by the exons ATGAAGGCATGCGTTGAAGGTCTCCAGTCTTCGTCCATTGCTATCAAACGCTTGGCCGTAGCGAAGCTACGTCTTCTCGCTGAGAATCGAGCTATCATTGGTGAATCGG GCACAGAGGTGTCGAAGCAGAACGCTGCTTGTGCTCTGCTTAGTCTCATGTTGATCGAAGACAACAAGATCTCAATTGGTGCATGCGAAGCTATTCCACCCTTGGTTTCTCTGCTCCTGAACGGCTCCACTCGCTGGAAGAAAGATGCGCTTACCACGCTCTACAAACTATGTACGGTGCGGCAAAACAAAGAGAAGGCCGTTAGCGTTGGAGCCGTGAAACTGCTCGTGGGGATGGTTTCAGAGCAGGGGAGCAGTTTGGCGGAGAAGGCTATGGTGGTTTTGACCAGTTTGGCTACTATTCCCGAGGGCAAAACGGCCATTGTTGAGGAAGGCGGGATTCCG GCTCAGAcccagatgggtcagctggcggctcgagccgaggccATGTCTCGGGAGCTTGAAGTCtgcgagagggagaag GTATACCAGCAAAAGAATATAATGCCAGAAActgtcaagaccatcttctga